A part of Gossypium hirsutum isolate 1008001.06 chromosome A07, Gossypium_hirsutum_v2.1, whole genome shotgun sequence genomic DNA contains:
- the LOC107961024 gene encoding uncharacterized protein translates to MEDNKGILRTEEKDIEVITRNYFMKLFESKGVGNTSHLLSGFRCTITDSMNQVLTAILKRRKFLKQLTVWGRQKGLNLMNKRMGKRGLMALKIDMSKAYDRVEWDFLQQMMAKMGFNGSWIQLIMRCINMVTYSVELDGKSGEIFMPGRGLRQGDPLSPFLFLIYSEGLSTLLKLASAEGLLRGIKASRRGPQITHLFADDFVLFGEATEEAISSRLGVKWTNNAEKYLGLPSMKSIWAAKGLLQSGLCWRVGTGWNINIEEDVWAQDDEHLLIKKIVSNPDLLKVADLIDCTNRSWKTELIKGTFSEVDAQRILQISLARLPQDDFLAWRGEPTGEYTVRSGYRLLLHGNSINNNGYNPSENRKCYKNLWKSDLPSKLKITAWRATLNYLPTLSNLRTKRLITDDVCPRCKQEVENRNHVFRDCTVSKETWNSLNFIWPVNLVDLEFMEWFTWIVSNSRMDICRSFLYTIWAIWLARNKWIH, encoded by the exons ATGGAAGATAACAAAGGTATCCTCCGTACTGAAGAAAAAGATATAGAAGTCATAACCAGGAACTATTTTATGAAGCTATTCGAATCTAAAGGTGTTGGTAATACAAGTCACTTACTCTCAGGTTTTCGTTGCACTATCACCGATAGCATGAATCAAGTGCTGACTGCCATTTTAAAGAGAAGGAAATTCTTGAAGCAATTAACAGTATGGGGCCGACAAAAGGGTCTGAACCTGATG AACAAAAGGATGGGAAAAAGGGGTCTTATGGCTCTTAAGATTGATATGAGTAAAGCGTATGATCGGGTGGAGTGGGATTTCTTACAACAAATGATGGCAAAAATGGGGTTTAATGGGTCTTGGATTCAGCTCATTATGAGATGCATCAATATGGTTACGTACTCGGTTGAGTTGGATGGGAAGTCGGGGGAGATTTTTATGCCAGGGAGAGGATTACGTCAAGGGGATCCTTTGAGTCCTTTTCTGTTTCTTATATACAGTGAGGGACTATCTACATTATTAAAACTTGCAAGCGCAGAAGGATTGTTGAGAGGAATAAAGGCGAGTCGAAGAGGCCCCCAAATTACTCATCTTTTTGCGGACGACTTTGTTTTGTTTGGAGAAGCAACCGAAGAAG CTATCTCAAGTAGACTGGGGGTGAAATGGACGAATAACGCAGAGAAATATCTGGGCTTGCCAAGTATG AAAAGTATATGGGCTGCAAAAGGCCTGTTGCAGTCAGGACTCTGTTGGAGGGTGGGAACGGGCTGGAATATCAATATCGAGGAGGATGTATGGGCTCAGGATGATGAACATctacttattaaaaaaatagtgagTAATCCCGATTTGTTGAAAGTAGCGGACCTCATTGATTGCACAAATAGGTCTTGGAAAACTGAATTGATTAAAGGTACCTTCTCTGAAGTAGATGCCCAGCGAATCCTCCAAATCTCGCTTGCTCGTTTGCCACAGGATGACTTTCTGGCTTGGAGAGGCGAACCGACAGGCGAATACACAGTCAGAAGTGGGTATAGATTACTTTTACATGGCAATTCCATCAATAATAATGGATACAACCCAAGTGAAAACAGGAAATGTTACAAAAACTTGTGGAAAAGTGACCTCCCTTCTAAGTTAAAAATTACAGCATGGAGAGCCACTTTAAACTACCTTCCTACACTATCAAATCTACGAACTAAAAGGCTCATTACTGATGATGTTTGTCCGAGGTGTAAACAAGAAGTGGAGAACAGGAACCACGTATTTCGTGACTGCACTGTTTCAAAAGAAACATGGAATAGCTTAAACTTTATTTGGCCTGTAAACCTAGTAGATCTGGAATTTATGGAGTGGTTTACCTGGATTGTTTCAAATAGCAGAATGGATATCTGTCGTTCTTTTCTGTATACCATCTGGGCTATCTGGTTGGCCAGAAATAAATGGATTCATTAA
- the LOC107960051 gene encoding anthranilate synthase alpha subunit 2, chloroplastic isoform X1, protein MAAIETLAFPSRQLLSNPLRFSSTVSVNLNPRFSGSRSRSISLVGSTSRVRTLRCTSLSSSPSIVDQSVKFREASKNGNLVPLYRCIFSDHLTPVIAYRCLVKEDDRDAPSFLFESVEPGLMASSVGRYSVVGAQPSIEIVAKENMVTIMNHEEGSKIEEIVDDPMTVPRRIMEQWEPQRIDELPEVFCGGWVGYFSYDTVRYVEKKKLPFSSAPLDDRNLPDAHLGLYDDVIVFDHVEKKAFLIHWVRLDQYSSVDEAYNDGMKRLETLVSRVHDIDPPKLPAGSIKLYTRLFGPKLEISSMTSDAYTEAVLRAKEHILAGDIFQIVLSQRFERRTFADPFEIYRALRIVNPSPYMTYLQARGCILVASSPEILTRVKKGKITNRPLAGTIRRGKTPKEDLMLEKELLADEKQCAEHIMLVDLGRNDVGKVSKPGSVKVEKLMNIERYSHVMHISSTVTGELLDDLTSWDALRAALPVGTVSGAPKVKAMELIDQLEVTRRGPYSGGFGGISFSGDMDIALALRTIVFPTATRYDTMYSYKDASKRQEWVAHLQAGAGIVADSVPAEEQRECENKAAALARAIDLAESSFVDK, encoded by the exons ATGGCCGCCATCGAAACCCTAGCCTTTCCTTCCCGTCAGCTTCTGTCTAATCCCCTCCGGTTCTCTTCTACCGTTTCCGTCAACCTCAACCCCAGATTCTCCGGCTCCCGTTCAAGGTCCATTTCTCTTGTTGGCTCCACTTCCCGCGTCCGTACGCTCAGATGCACTTCTCTTTCATCATCTCCTTCCATAG TTGATCAGTCAGTGAAATTTCGAGAAGCTTCGAAGAACGGGAATTTAGTTCCTCTTTACCGATGTATATTCTCGGATCACTTGACTCCGGTGATAGCATATAGATGTTTAGTCAAGGAAGATGATAGGGATGCTCCGAGCTTTTTGTTCGAGTCTGTCGAGCCTGGTTTGATGGCTTCCAGTGTT GGAAGGTATAGTGTGGTTGGAGCTCAGCCAAGCATTGAAATTGTGGCTAAAGAAAATATGGTTACAATTATGAACCATGAGGAGGGGAGTAAGATAGAGGAGATTGTGGACGATCCAATGACCGTTCCACGGAGAATTATGGAGCAATGGGAGCCCCAACGTATAGATGAGCTTCCAGAAGTATTTTGTG GTGGCTGGGTTGGTTATTTCTCATATGACACAGTGCGGTACGTAGAGAAAAAGAAGCTTCCATTCTCTAGTGCTCCCCTCGATGACCGAAACCTTCCAGATGCTCATCTAGGCCTCTATGATGATGTCATTGTATTTGATCATGTTGAGAAG AAAGCATTTTTGATTCACTGGGTGCGGTTAGATCAATATTCTTCAGTTGATGAGGcctataatgatggcatgaaacgATTGGAAACTTTAGTATCTAGAGTACATGATATAGATCC CCCAAAGCTGCCTGCAGGTTCAATCAAGTTGTATACTCGTCTTTTTGGCCCAAAATTGGAGATTTCAAGCATGACAAGTGATGCATACACAGAGGCTGTGTTGCGGGCTAAAGAGCACATTCTGGCTGGTGATATTTTCCAGATTGTATTAAGTCAGCGTTTTGAACGTAGAACATTTGCTGACCCATTTGAAATATACAGAGCCCTCAGGATTGTTAATCCAAGCCCATACATGACATATTTGCAG GCTAGAGGGTGTATACTTGTTGCTTCCAGTCCGGAAATTCTTACACGCGTGAAGAAG GGAAAGATTACTAATCGACCTCTTGCTGGGACCATTAGAAGAGGGAAAACACCTAAAGAAGATTTAATGCTGGAAAAAGAACTTTTGGCTGATGAAAAGCAGTGTGCGGAGCACATTATGCTAGTTGACTTGGGGAGAAATGATGTGGGAAAG GTTTCCAAGCCAGGATCTGTTAAGGTCGAAAAGCTGATGAATATCGAACGATATTCCCATGTTATGCACATCAGTTCAACG GTGACAGGAGAGTTACTTGACGATTTAACTAGCTGGGATGCTTTGCGTGCAGCATTGCCTGTCGGAACTGTTAGTGGGGCCCCAAAG GTAAAAGCAATGGAGTTGATTGATCAATTAGAAGTTACGAGGCGGGGACCATATAGTGGTGGGTTTGGAGGCATTTCATTCTCCGGTGATATGGATATTGCCCTCGCACTGAGAACCATTGTTTTTCCGACAGCGACCCGTTATGACACTATGTATTCATACAAAGACGCGAGCAAGCGTCAAGAATGGGTTGCTCACCTGCAAGCCGGGGCTGGCATAGTTGCAGACAGTGTCCCTGCTGAAGAACAGAGAGAATGTGAGAATAAAGCCGCCGCTCTTGCCCGTGCCATCGATCTTGCAGAGTCTTCATTTGTTGATAAATAA
- the LOC107960051 gene encoding anthranilate synthase alpha subunit 2, chloroplastic isoform X2, giving the protein MASSVGRYSVVGAQPSIEIVAKENMVTIMNHEEGSKIEEIVDDPMTVPRRIMEQWEPQRIDELPEVFCGGWVGYFSYDTVRYVEKKKLPFSSAPLDDRNLPDAHLGLYDDVIVFDHVEKKAFLIHWVRLDQYSSVDEAYNDGMKRLETLVSRVHDIDPPKLPAGSIKLYTRLFGPKLEISSMTSDAYTEAVLRAKEHILAGDIFQIVLSQRFERRTFADPFEIYRALRIVNPSPYMTYLQARGCILVASSPEILTRVKKGKITNRPLAGTIRRGKTPKEDLMLEKELLADEKQCAEHIMLVDLGRNDVGKVSKPGSVKVEKLMNIERYSHVMHISSTVTGELLDDLTSWDALRAALPVGTVSGAPKVKAMELIDQLEVTRRGPYSGGFGGISFSGDMDIALALRTIVFPTATRYDTMYSYKDASKRQEWVAHLQAGAGIVADSVPAEEQRECENKAAALARAIDLAESSFVDK; this is encoded by the exons ATGGCTTCCAGTGTT GGAAGGTATAGTGTGGTTGGAGCTCAGCCAAGCATTGAAATTGTGGCTAAAGAAAATATGGTTACAATTATGAACCATGAGGAGGGGAGTAAGATAGAGGAGATTGTGGACGATCCAATGACCGTTCCACGGAGAATTATGGAGCAATGGGAGCCCCAACGTATAGATGAGCTTCCAGAAGTATTTTGTG GTGGCTGGGTTGGTTATTTCTCATATGACACAGTGCGGTACGTAGAGAAAAAGAAGCTTCCATTCTCTAGTGCTCCCCTCGATGACCGAAACCTTCCAGATGCTCATCTAGGCCTCTATGATGATGTCATTGTATTTGATCATGTTGAGAAG AAAGCATTTTTGATTCACTGGGTGCGGTTAGATCAATATTCTTCAGTTGATGAGGcctataatgatggcatgaaacgATTGGAAACTTTAGTATCTAGAGTACATGATATAGATCC CCCAAAGCTGCCTGCAGGTTCAATCAAGTTGTATACTCGTCTTTTTGGCCCAAAATTGGAGATTTCAAGCATGACAAGTGATGCATACACAGAGGCTGTGTTGCGGGCTAAAGAGCACATTCTGGCTGGTGATATTTTCCAGATTGTATTAAGTCAGCGTTTTGAACGTAGAACATTTGCTGACCCATTTGAAATATACAGAGCCCTCAGGATTGTTAATCCAAGCCCATACATGACATATTTGCAG GCTAGAGGGTGTATACTTGTTGCTTCCAGTCCGGAAATTCTTACACGCGTGAAGAAG GGAAAGATTACTAATCGACCTCTTGCTGGGACCATTAGAAGAGGGAAAACACCTAAAGAAGATTTAATGCTGGAAAAAGAACTTTTGGCTGATGAAAAGCAGTGTGCGGAGCACATTATGCTAGTTGACTTGGGGAGAAATGATGTGGGAAAG GTTTCCAAGCCAGGATCTGTTAAGGTCGAAAAGCTGATGAATATCGAACGATATTCCCATGTTATGCACATCAGTTCAACG GTGACAGGAGAGTTACTTGACGATTTAACTAGCTGGGATGCTTTGCGTGCAGCATTGCCTGTCGGAACTGTTAGTGGGGCCCCAAAG GTAAAAGCAATGGAGTTGATTGATCAATTAGAAGTTACGAGGCGGGGACCATATAGTGGTGGGTTTGGAGGCATTTCATTCTCCGGTGATATGGATATTGCCCTCGCACTGAGAACCATTGTTTTTCCGACAGCGACCCGTTATGACACTATGTATTCATACAAAGACGCGAGCAAGCGTCAAGAATGGGTTGCTCACCTGCAAGCCGGGGCTGGCATAGTTGCAGACAGTGTCCCTGCTGAAGAACAGAGAGAATGTGAGAATAAAGCCGCCGCTCTTGCCCGTGCCATCGATCTTGCAGAGTCTTCATTTGTTGATAAATAA
- the LOC107960051 gene encoding anthranilate synthase alpha subunit 2, chloroplastic isoform X3, translated as MVTIMNHEEGSKIEEIVDDPMTVPRRIMEQWEPQRIDELPEVFCGGWVGYFSYDTVRYVEKKKLPFSSAPLDDRNLPDAHLGLYDDVIVFDHVEKKAFLIHWVRLDQYSSVDEAYNDGMKRLETLVSRVHDIDPPKLPAGSIKLYTRLFGPKLEISSMTSDAYTEAVLRAKEHILAGDIFQIVLSQRFERRTFADPFEIYRALRIVNPSPYMTYLQARGCILVASSPEILTRVKKGKITNRPLAGTIRRGKTPKEDLMLEKELLADEKQCAEHIMLVDLGRNDVGKVSKPGSVKVEKLMNIERYSHVMHISSTVTGELLDDLTSWDALRAALPVGTVSGAPKVKAMELIDQLEVTRRGPYSGGFGGISFSGDMDIALALRTIVFPTATRYDTMYSYKDASKRQEWVAHLQAGAGIVADSVPAEEQRECENKAAALARAIDLAESSFVDK; from the exons ATGGTTACAATTATGAACCATGAGGAGGGGAGTAAGATAGAGGAGATTGTGGACGATCCAATGACCGTTCCACGGAGAATTATGGAGCAATGGGAGCCCCAACGTATAGATGAGCTTCCAGAAGTATTTTGTG GTGGCTGGGTTGGTTATTTCTCATATGACACAGTGCGGTACGTAGAGAAAAAGAAGCTTCCATTCTCTAGTGCTCCCCTCGATGACCGAAACCTTCCAGATGCTCATCTAGGCCTCTATGATGATGTCATTGTATTTGATCATGTTGAGAAG AAAGCATTTTTGATTCACTGGGTGCGGTTAGATCAATATTCTTCAGTTGATGAGGcctataatgatggcatgaaacgATTGGAAACTTTAGTATCTAGAGTACATGATATAGATCC CCCAAAGCTGCCTGCAGGTTCAATCAAGTTGTATACTCGTCTTTTTGGCCCAAAATTGGAGATTTCAAGCATGACAAGTGATGCATACACAGAGGCTGTGTTGCGGGCTAAAGAGCACATTCTGGCTGGTGATATTTTCCAGATTGTATTAAGTCAGCGTTTTGAACGTAGAACATTTGCTGACCCATTTGAAATATACAGAGCCCTCAGGATTGTTAATCCAAGCCCATACATGACATATTTGCAG GCTAGAGGGTGTATACTTGTTGCTTCCAGTCCGGAAATTCTTACACGCGTGAAGAAG GGAAAGATTACTAATCGACCTCTTGCTGGGACCATTAGAAGAGGGAAAACACCTAAAGAAGATTTAATGCTGGAAAAAGAACTTTTGGCTGATGAAAAGCAGTGTGCGGAGCACATTATGCTAGTTGACTTGGGGAGAAATGATGTGGGAAAG GTTTCCAAGCCAGGATCTGTTAAGGTCGAAAAGCTGATGAATATCGAACGATATTCCCATGTTATGCACATCAGTTCAACG GTGACAGGAGAGTTACTTGACGATTTAACTAGCTGGGATGCTTTGCGTGCAGCATTGCCTGTCGGAACTGTTAGTGGGGCCCCAAAG GTAAAAGCAATGGAGTTGATTGATCAATTAGAAGTTACGAGGCGGGGACCATATAGTGGTGGGTTTGGAGGCATTTCATTCTCCGGTGATATGGATATTGCCCTCGCACTGAGAACCATTGTTTTTCCGACAGCGACCCGTTATGACACTATGTATTCATACAAAGACGCGAGCAAGCGTCAAGAATGGGTTGCTCACCTGCAAGCCGGGGCTGGCATAGTTGCAGACAGTGTCCCTGCTGAAGAACAGAGAGAATGTGAGAATAAAGCCGCCGCTCTTGCCCGTGCCATCGATCTTGCAGAGTCTTCATTTGTTGATAAATAA